The genomic region AAATTCTCCCGGGCCGGCAGGCTCGCGCTCGACTGCCAGGAAGTGAACCTCTCAAAGATCACCTGGGAGATCATAGCCCCTCTCCGGGAGCATAACCCGGACCGGCAGGTGACGGTGGATATTGAAGACGGGATGGTGGTACATGCGGACCGGACCCTCATTTCCATGGCTCTGCAGAACCTGATCGATAATGCCTGGAAATACACCGGTAAGACGAACCAGGCCGAGATCTCCATCAGCATGAAAAAAGAGAACGATCTGACGATAATCGCTATCCGCGACAACGGGGCCGGGTTCAATGCCGATCAGGCTGAAAATCTCTTTCACCCGTTCACCCGCTTCCATACGGAATCCGAGTTCCCGGGCACCGGCATCGGGCTTGCCACCGTGCACCGGATCATCGAGCGGCATGGCGGGCGCATCTGGGCAGAGAGTCAGGCCGGAAACGGGGCCATGTTCTCGTTCACCCTTCCGGTCTGCAGGAATATGCCGGGCAGGAATCCCGATGCCTTTGGGAACCCTCAGGCCTGCCCGGAAACGGGTACCGGGAAAAAATGATAGCTCGTTTATGACCCGGCAGTTTGTCAGCCATTCCAGCTGCGGTTCCCTTTCAGGCAGGCAGAGAGTTCAGCAAGCAGCGGGACTATGTCTGGCTCACCGGATAATCTCCGGGTCATGAGTTCCGCCAGGGAACCGTTCCTGATCCTGTGTTCAATCACGGGCAGGTACCGGCGCTCGTCAGCGGTTGCATTATCCCATGCTGTGGAGTACAGGTTCTCAAGCTCCGGCCTCAGTTCCCCGGTTCCCTTCCGGATGGCCTGATCAATTTGGTCGAGCAGGACTCCCTCGTCCGTATCAAGGGAGAGATCCCTGCACCGGACAAGGGATCGGACAAAGGCGCAGACTGCCATATCCGAATGAATGCATTCCTGCTCATCCAGGGCTTTTATCTCCAGGCAGTTCCGGGAGAACCGGATGATGAGCCCCGAGGAGTTGACCCACTCCTCGCAGAGGATGCCTGCGTCATGCTCCCGCAATGCGGAGTAGACCTCTTCCTGTGCTGTGCGATAATCGGCCACACTCCGGATCTCCCGGGGCAGGATGTTGTTGCAGATCTGCGGGATCTCCTTCTGGTTCTCCCGGTAATAGATGAGCCGGTTGTCGCAGGAGCCGGTAAGGTGTCCTTCCACCATAGGGGAGGATGCCGTCACCGCGATGAGGTACGGGAGGAGGGAGCGGATCCGGTTGTGGGTTCTTACCAGATCCCGCTCGCTATCATACGAAAGATTGATCTGGAGGGCCTGGATGTTCAGCCAGCCATGCTGGCGGATAGTGAAGAGCCGGTCATAGACTTCGTAGTATTCGCCTTCGTCATGGTCCCAGACACATGTCTCGTCCAGCCTGAGTGTCGGGTGCATGCCGAGACCGAGGAGCTGGTATTGATCCGGAAAAATATGATAGAATTTACTGATGCCCTGCTGAATCCGGGTTTCCAGGTCCAGGAGTTCCGTGGCAGGATCCTCCGGAACAAATTCGAGTACCGTCTTCTGGAGTTCCTTTCCGAGTTTCACAGAGCCAAAGGGGATCTCGCTCTCGAACCGGCCGCAGATGGATTTGAGGATCCGGTCCGAGACCGGGAGGGGCCGGAAGCGGTTGTCGTTGATCGAGTACTCGTGCTCGGTGCCGATGGTCATGGATCAGAGATATTGTCGCGGGATCTTCGCAACGAGCTCGGTCTCCGGCTCTTCGATTTGGCAGATGACATCCAGTTCATCCTGCGGGAGGTGTGCTACCAGGTGCGTGATGTGGGTGACTGCCTGATTGTATTGCTGTTCATAGGCTTCCGGCACATCCTTGAGAAGGCGGACAATGGGGCAGATGCTCTCGAACTTGAGGAATATCTCGATCGTATCCCCTTTCACATCAAACGTGAACGGGCCTGCCCGGCAGGTCTCCGGTTTGATGGCATGGATCTGACACCTGCCGTTCTTCTGCAGGGTGCACTCCCCGTTCTCCTTTGACCGGACAAAGCGGTACCCGTCTTTTCCAATACAGTGGGCAAAGTCGCCTCCTTTCAGGATGATTGCAATACGTTCGGAACTCAGCGGGGGCTGTGCGCCGTCGCAGCAGTGCCCCCCGCAGGTGTGGCAGATCTCTTCTGCCTTCAAAAGCCAGTTGTCGGTCATGGTATTCACGCTGGTAACAGGTGGGAGACGATCTGCTCGAATACCCTTGGGTAGCAGTCGTCTTCCCCGCTCTCGATGGATGGGTTGTCGTTCACTTCGATCACGTAGGCATCGCCATTGTTGTTCTTGATATCAACGCCATAGAGCCCCCGGCCTATGGCATTGGCGGCATCGATCCCGAGCTGGATCACGTGCGGGGGGACTGCTTCGGGAGGCACGCTCTCGACCCCGCAGTAGACGATATGCCCGTTCACGGAAGCCTGGATCTTGAACGTAACGGAGGGGATGGTATATTTACAGATATAGAGGAGTTTCCCGTCAAGGACGCCGACCCGCCAGTCGTATTTGCTCTCGATGTACTGCTGGACCACGATCCAGTCCGAGAGCCGGTTGAACCGGTGGGCAACCCGGAAGAATTCAGCAATATCGCTGACCTTCTCGACCCGGAGCGAGAACGAGGTGGAGGGTTCCTTGAGGATGAGGGGGGTGCCGAGTTCATCGAACAGGCGGGTGACGCACTCCACGTTGAGATCCTGTTTGGACAAGAAGACCGTTTTGGGGAGCGAGACGCCCCGTCGGATCAGGTGCGAGTACATGTTGATCTTGTCCCCGCAGATCTGGATGGACTGCGGGTCGTCGATGACCGGGATATTGTAAAAACTTGCCATCCGGGCTGCCACATAGGTCACGTTCATCGGGTCGGTCCGGGCCCGGATGAAGAGGGCATCCATCTTTTTTATCTTGTTGATGTCCACGGGAAAGAGGAATTCCACGTGATGGCCCAGGTTCTCGGCAACGTCCCGGCACCGGATTAAGGCATTGAGCTGCTCGGAGTTCGAGAGCGTCTTGCGGTCAACAAAGATGCCAAGCCTGCTCATAGGAATTCCTGGTGGGAGATATAGGCATTCAGAAGCGCCCGTTCTTCAGCAGACATGCGCGTGTACTTTGTCGGGGAGAGTGACGAGAGCCGGAACTGGTTTTCGCTCTGCACCATCACGATTGTTACAAGCGGCATGGCAAAGAGGCTGTACACATCCCGGGCAATGGCATTGATGGCTTCGGATCCCGTTGTGGTCCTGCCGAAGACCGAGATGCAGTGCCGGATCTCGGCATTGTCGGGAAGTTTCTGGTAACAGAACGGGTACTTGCCCTTGTTGGTGATGTGCTTGATCGCTTCCTTTGCTTTCTCGTTGTCGCTTACCACAAAGTAATCGGAGGTTGTGGCAAAGTAGTTCAGGCCGTACAGGATGGAGGGGAGGGGGGCGTAACCCTGCGAGATCTCCCAGTCGCAGATCGGGATGCCGGCAAGGTCTGCCCGCTCAAGGCAGACCGGTACCACATAGGCATCGAGCACCGCGTGGCTTGCGGGCCGGACCTCCTTTCCTTCCAGCTCGTGCCGGAGGATGGTGTAATACGGCTCAGTTTTGTAAAAGTAACTCTCGCTGATGATATGGACCGTGCCGTCCCGCCAGATGGCGACCTGCGAGTCCTTGAGAAGCGCCTGCTCTTTTTTTGCTGACAGCCGGCTGGTATGTTTCTTTGGCAGGAGACCGGCCGATCCGGGACCGGCCGCAGGTTCGTACTCCGCGTGGGGGACGAGCGGGACGCAGGAGAAGACAACTTCCCCTTCCATCAGGTTGCAGGCCTGGGGGTATTCACCCGGTCTATTGTTCATCCGGCAATCATCCCGGAGTGCCCGCTTGCGGGAATAATACCGGGAAGGACCGGTTGCACCCTGCAGCGCAGCCTGGAAACCCTGGAGATCATACCGGTTATGAATTCCGGCACTATCACAAAAGAGGAAAGGAAGAACCGATGGTTCCCTTCATCATCGTCATCGTTATCTAAAGCCTCGTTCATGCGGAACACTAATCCAATCATTGACGTTGGATTATCGATAACAGCTATAATCGCCTCCCCTATAATGAACCTTGCGCTTGGGGAGAAAATGAGCAGTGTGCATAAGCCTTCTTTCATAACGCACCTTTGGCCCTGGTGCGTTTTTGTCCAGCTGCACGTTATAATATCCGGCACCGGTTATCCGGGGGACCCTCAGGAACATTGATGTGGTTATATCACCATCAGTAATCAACGATGCATATCCCAACTCCCGAAGAACTCCGCTCACGCCGTGAGACACTCGGCATGAAGCAGACCGAACTCGCAAAACGCGCAGGGATCAGCCAGTCCATGGTTGCCCGGATCGAGGCCGGCAACGTGGATCCCCGGGTCAGCACGCTCAACAAGATAATAGCAGTGCTCAACAGCTCCGAGCCGCGGAAGATCCGGGCAATCCAGATCATGCATACGCCTGTTCTTTCCGTGCAGCCGGAGGACCCGATAAGCCGGGCTGTCGATATCATCGAGAAGAACAATATCTCCCAGCTGCCGGTCATCGAGCGGGGGGTACCGGTCGGGTGCATCTCCGAATCGGTGATCGTCAAGGCCATCGAGCAGCAGCGGCTGCACAAATCCCACCAGTTCTCGGTCCGGGATTTCATGGAGACCGGTTTTCCTACCGTGCCTCCCGACATGGATGTAGAGACCGTGATCAACATCCTCCAGCAGAATCATGCCGTCCTGGTTGTGGAAGGCCGGCTCGTCCGGGGGGTCATCACCAAGCATGACCTGATCTCCCTCATTGTCTGATTTTTTCTTATTTGGGCCGGATTGAACAAATCTTTATATGGGAAAATCCCCGAGGTATCTTTGTCGTGGCCTCATGCCACGCGGAGTTTTACCATGGCAGAAGAATCAGGCGAAATCAGCAGTACGACGGTGATCGGTATCGGGATTGTCATATTTGTCGTCATTGTAGCGGTCTGGTACCTTTTCCTGAAATAAATCAGAATCTTTCCCGCTTTTTTAAAATCAGAGTTTTGAGACCAGGTCCCGGAGAACGGTTCCCGGCTCTTTGGATTTGACCACGCTTGACGCGAGCAGGACCCCGTCGGTCCCGAGATCAATGGCAATTTTCACGCATTCCCCGCTCTGGATGCCGGCTCCCGTGAGCACTTTCACATTCGGGTTGACTGCACGGACGGCAGCAACGGATTTTCTGATAATATCCGGGTTGGCTTTCGAGACCGAGACCCCGCTCCCGATGAGTTCGGGCGGCTCGATGGCAACATAGTTCGGCCCAAGGGCCGCTGCACCGGCGCTTGTTGCCTCGTTGTTCGTGCAGACCACCGAGATGAGCTTGGCCGCCGCAAGTCCCCGGACCGAGGATTCGATCTCGGCTATGGTCAGGCGCCGCTCGGAATGGTTGACGAGCGAACCGGCTGCTCCTGCAGTCCGGATAGCTTCGACTGTGAGATGACCGGTGTTTGCTCCCGGCTCGCAGCCGTCAACGTGCTGGGCATAGACCGGGATGGCGAAATGGTGGGCAAGCGGATGAAGATCGATAAAGGACGGGGCAAGGCCTATTGTGACCCCGCTCTCCTGCATAACACGCTGAGCTTCGTTGGCTATCAGGTGGGCCCGGTTGCCCATGC from uncultured Methanoregula sp. harbors:
- a CDS encoding CBS domain-containing protein — encoded protein: MHIPTPEELRSRRETLGMKQTELAKRAGISQSMVARIEAGNVDPRVSTLNKIIAVLNSSEPRKIRAIQIMHTPVLSVQPEDPISRAVDIIEKNNISQLPVIERGVPVGCISESVIVKAIEQQRLHKSHQFSVRDFMETGFPTVPPDMDVETVINILQQNHAVLVVEGRLVRGVITKHDLISLIV
- a CDS encoding RimK family alpha-L-glutamate ligase, producing MSRLGIFVDRKTLSNSEQLNALIRCRDVAENLGHHVEFLFPVDINKIKKMDALFIRARTDPMNVTYVAARMASFYNIPVIDDPQSIQICGDKINMYSHLIRRGVSLPKTVFLSKQDLNVECVTRLFDELGTPLILKEPSTSFSLRVEKVSDIAEFFRVAHRFNRLSDWIVVQQYIESKYDWRVGVLDGKLLYICKYTIPSVTFKIQASVNGHIVYCGVESVPPEAVPPHVIQLGIDAANAIGRGLYGVDIKNNNGDAYVIEVNDNPSIESGEDDCYPRVFEQIVSHLLPA
- a CDS encoding glutamate-cysteine ligase family protein, whose product is MTIGTEHEYSINDNRFRPLPVSDRILKSICGRFESEIPFGSVKLGKELQKTVLEFVPEDPATELLDLETRIQQGISKFYHIFPDQYQLLGLGMHPTLRLDETCVWDHDEGEYYEVYDRLFTIRQHGWLNIQALQINLSYDSERDLVRTHNRIRSLLPYLIAVTASSPMVEGHLTGSCDNRLIYYRENQKEIPQICNNILPREIRSVADYRTAQEEVYSALREHDAGILCEEWVNSSGLIIRFSRNCLEIKALDEQECIHSDMAVCAFVRSLVRCRDLSLDTDEGVLLDQIDQAIRKGTGELRPELENLYSTAWDNATADERRYLPVIEHRIRNGSLAELMTRRLSGEPDIVPLLAELSACLKGNRSWNG
- a CDS encoding RimK-like ATPgrasp N-terminal domain-containing protein, with the translated sequence MNNRPGEYPQACNLMEGEVVFSCVPLVPHAEYEPAAGPGSAGLLPKKHTSRLSAKKEQALLKDSQVAIWRDGTVHIISESYFYKTEPYYTILRHELEGKEVRPASHAVLDAYVVPVCLERADLAGIPICDWEISQGYAPLPSILYGLNYFATTSDYFVVSDNEKAKEAIKHITNKGKYPFCYQKLPDNAEIRHCISVFGRTTTGSEAINAIARDVYSLFAMPLVTIVMVQSENQFRLSSLSPTKYTRMSAEERALLNAYISHQEFL
- the tpiA gene encoding triose-phosphate isomerase; the encoded protein is MTSPLVLVNLKTYKEGMGNRAHLIANEAQRVMQESGVTIGLAPSFIDLHPLAHHFAIPVYAQHVDGCEPGANTGHLTVEAIRTAGAAGSLVNHSERRLTIAEIESSVRGLAAAKLISVVCTNNEATSAGAAALGPNYVAIEPPELIGSGVSVSKANPDIIRKSVAAVRAVNPNVKVLTGAGIQSGECVKIAIDLGTDGVLLASSVVKSKEPGTVLRDLVSKL
- a CDS encoding YkgJ family cysteine cluster protein, whose protein sequence is MTDNWLLKAEEICHTCGGHCCDGAQPPLSSERIAIILKGGDFAHCIGKDGYRFVRSKENGECTLQKNGRCQIHAIKPETCRAGPFTFDVKGDTIEIFLKFESICPIVRLLKDVPEAYEQQYNQAVTHITHLVAHLPQDELDVICQIEEPETELVAKIPRQYL